Below is a genomic region from Rhododendron vialii isolate Sample 1 chromosome 5a, ASM3025357v1.
GCATAATctattgggttttgattttggcgCTCCAGTTTTAATGTTACAAAGTGGAGCGTCTGCGTACAAAAGTGGAAtgccaaaattaatttcctAATCCATTAACTACTagtaatggaaaaaaaaaaaaaactttttctagtGATGTgaacaaattttgttttttgaatggcgaaacaaaaattatattgataagaaaaagaattaCAAAACAAGCTCGAAAAAGAATTACAAAATAAGCTCTTGTTGGCAAGTAGCCAACAAAGAGAACCCCCAGTGGACCTAGTTCAGAACAACTAAAGGGTCtatacaaaaagaaataaacaacgATAAAGCCCACCAGAAGCCTGTAATCCCAATACAACTAGAATCCCAAGGTGCCGAAAACCTAGCCCAAAAACTAAAAGTCATAGCCCATAGACAATATAGGCCAAGCCGGAGACCAACTCATAGACAACATAGGCTAGCCTAACCCTTCGGGCAGAGCCCACACCTAATGGGTTGAAGCTCGCACCCAATGGGCCTCAAAGCCCACGTAACAAACAATTACAGCACAAGAAAACCCTAAAGGCGCCTCATCTTCCTGCCACCATCGCCTTCAACTACGCCGCCTCTGCCACAATAGTGTTCCACGACCATTTGAAAAGAGACGAACGCCGCCACACCATCACCGAAACCCGAAAAACAAGCCCTTGTTGCTGCCCCGGAATAGAGAACATGATATCTATGCTGCTTTAAGTCACTTCGTTGCGAGGTGATATactaaaatcattttatttttttcagggCATCTATGGGTACCGCTCCAGATGCTGGCCAGTTAATGGCCATGCTTTTGAAGCTAGTAAAAGCCAAAAAGACCATTGAAGTTGGAGTGTTCACTGGATACTCCCTCCTTCTCACTGCCCTTTCAATTCCAGATGATGGCAAGGTCCGCAATAAGCAATTGTTGATCCTATTGATCACTCAAATCCCATTGATAACTTGGATAAGTGTATGAAAAATTAACTAGTACTCCTACTTTCTTTCAGATTACCGCCATAGATGTGAGCCGGGAGTCGTACGAAATAGGTTTGCCAATTATCAAGAAAGCCGGCGTTGAGCACAAGATCGACTTCATCGAGTCCCAGGCCCTACCGGTCCTTGATAAACTCTTGGAAGATGTGAACACATATAAAACTAGCTTTTCCTCGTTTTATCCTgtattcttttttctctctctcctactaAAGGAATTTCCAATATTAACGAATTCGGTACCTTCGATGTAGAATGAGAATGAAGGGAGTTTCGACTTTGCTTTTGTTGATGCTGACaaggttggctacatgaattaTCATGAGAGATTGATCAAATTGGTGAAGATTGGAGGGATAATTGCCTATGACAACACGCTATGGTACGGGACTGTAGCAATGCCAGAAGAAATGGTTTTAGAGGGACTGAAACCTGGGAAGGAGAGCATGATCAAGCTCAACAAAATGCTAgccgttgattcccgtgttATGATTTCTCATGCTTCCATTGGTGATGGAATCACGATCTGTATGCGCGTGCGTTGACTTCTGTTCATGTTAACGCCGTTGTGCATTCACGTTGTTCCAAAATAAGTGTTTTTCGTTATTCGTGTTCGAAGATCGTGGGGTTATTGTTCCAAAGTAATGTAGTGGACCCCGTGTTATGATTTCTCATGTTTCTCGATAGGCGATGGAATCACAATTTGTATGCTCGTCTAGTGACTTTTATTAATGTTATTGCCATCGTTGtccattttgttcatgaaattatTGGTAATTTCATGTTTAAATTGGAGCACCATCAGTAAAAAATGAAGCGCGAAAATTAGTTTCCAAATGTGTTCCTATATTTTTCCTAAAGTGCACGAAGCCATTTCACGAGTTGTTATAGtgttgaaaagtaaaaaaaacttaCTAACAATGTtactgaaaattcaaaaaattaacaaaagccCATTTAAATTTTGGGAAAGACTTGATTAATCCATTTAATTTTCGTATCTGCGAATTCAAGGACTACGAATTCAAGGATGAATATTGATTAAACCACTAGCAATCTTCaaatgaactgatttttttttttaatttttacaaagactcttaaaatatattttatacaaATTGAATACCTTCAATCAATTGTGTGGGACCTCAAGTCGCGTCCCATGCAATACAGTGTTTGTGTACCCATAGtctctattttttcatttcacgctttgtgtgttttgtttgtattttttaaatattttttaaattcgcatcataatttttggaataaTTATTCATCTCAACAAGAATAGTCTAAGAAATAAAATATCATGgccaaaagtgaaaaaaaaaattattaaagacgaaaaaaaataccaaacatatatctttttgtctaaagtgttgtcttatataaatttttttcaagagcAATGCAAATtgttatatttttctgattcctaTCGATGAGACGAATGGTTATTAATATTAGAAATTACgactaaaaatttaacaaaaaattacaaaaaacaaaaaataccgaaaaaaaAGTTCAGCACGAAGATTCTACTAACAAAACACCACATATGAATCAATCTCTAATTTCatcccaattctctctctctctctctctcatggacgAGCTGCCTCCACACCTAAT
It encodes:
- the LOC131326253 gene encoding probable caffeoyl-CoA O-methyltransferase At4g26220 translates to MEHTTKEETQYPTKGILQSEELYQYILETSVYPREPEPLKELRDVTSSHPWASMGTAPDAGQLMAMLLKLVKAKKTIEVGVFTGYSLLLTALSIPDDGKITAIDVSRESYEIGLPIIKKAGVEHKIDFIESQALPVLDKLLEDNENEGSFDFAFVDADKVGYMNYHERLIKLVKIGGIIAYDNTLWYGTVAMPEEMVLEGLKPGKESMIKLNKMLAVDSRVMISHASIGDGITICMRVR